GGTAGCGTGGGGGAGAACGCACACGCAGTCACATACCTGCAAAGCATCAGGAGGGGATGATGACCATAAACACATGCAAATGGTAAGTACCGGTACTTCTACTCTTTTCATTAGTTTGTGTAACTCAGTACATTCTATAGTATATAAGTAATATGCACTATATTcccaaaagtatttgctaacctgccttgacttacACACGAACCTaaatgccatcccattcctaacccatagggttcaatatgatgtcggttcactcagagccgtatataaagagagtctggccaactatgggttcgaacgttcgagctatcccgctattttgatttatggacgccattttcgttccccacactcccattaatgagcattatcagatataaaaaataacgcttcactataatattattacattattattatgacaaactgttgtgcatatggctgtagtgcagggccgggtcaggagaaacaaacagcattgtttaactcgtgacagaaacggaggatttgggacatagcctacacggatataaactcccctttatggaatataaaaGTCAGAATTAATAAtcggaaagcagcagatttctccgtgttgtgtgaggtaaatgtattttttcccccttcgacttttgttaacaattacttttgaaagaaatagtcatgatgatgacatgctctcaaaaactcctgtccgcactttgaaaacgaatgaagttaggtttctgtcataacttgaaattagcttgtcaaatcttaattgccacctgtaactatgctatactgtgaaaacataactttgcccaccaagttattatttctgtcacgctaataaggtcctttccccctgcgatttaaactcacgtactatgaatatccagactcaacaacaacacggaagtaacgcttgaatgcactgctgagcacatcaaaactatgctgtcaaaaccctcttttaagcaaaccccttctatacgaacaaacttgttaacgtttgttttcatatgttgggatcttgataatactacaacccaagtttgatggtctatgaagccttatttgtactttaaatccagcgattttgacggtatgctgcccatagggttacactgtagaatcctcgccgtggggagcgaaaatggcattcatgattcgagttggccagactgtctttatatacggctctgggtTCACCTTTTGCAGCCATTACTCTCAACTCTtcttggaaggctgtccacacatttgaggagtgtgtttataggaacTTTTGACGATGCTTCCAAAAGTGTGTTGGTGAGGTATCTTTTTTCATGGGACTAACACTGAAGAAATGACACTTTGACCCAACAAAAAAGCTTATacacaggggtgcacataacttttttaggccgttactcatatgcgcaccagcaaatatgttttggtacgcacctcatccgcggtaaaaaaaaaaaaaaaaaaaaaaaagtctactgtcTGCAGTGTCGAAGGATCACCACGAACattgacacatgttgtttgaaggctaatgcaactggtgaaaggtagcctaatcaaatgtgttgttagtttggtattctttgaatgttaattagcctacaaatggtaggcctacaggtaatcttcaagttaagtgatattgtctggatttcatctgtttttgccgatttcgccgtcatgcctgttAACTGATGCACAGAGAGGGAATAAACTTGTActgtatgcggtgtccgtttggaatatggtgggaggaagctgacaaaattaagaagtggagctggccgggaactgcgtgcatttaagaagccacgcgcatggatgcatgctttcagtttttaacttctatgcatcggagttgccaatgagaatgacgggggtgcgcgtccattctgggagttaacagacgacacaattccataatgatggagggaggaggagagagccaggagctcaactcggtcgcgctcgcgctgactgtcgttagatttacagttgatatgcgagtgacatgtctatttttaggcattcatgagaaaacgggacacatcgcgtcccttacctgttcaacacggaacgcatgctttcactaccacatagcctacggaacgattccgcatttcaagggactggcactacatttctgtccgctcatcattattagcctcaagccacggcacttggagccacttctcggaaagttttgtttttttaaatctctgactcaattttctttgctgttgacgaaactccaaagaaactgattaggctactgttgtctgtttctttttggacatgtttgaccattcaccaacatcaacagtctgttgagatagtcagtacgcaagtgcgctgtagtgaccgaggtggcagtacgcattgctaatttttggtgcgcatgcgcacctgcgtaccagttatgtgcacccctgcttATACATCATTTTGCATTATTGTTGTGGTTTATTGTGAGATTCTGTATGTGGACCTACTACCTATACTAACGCAGCGTACGCAACACAGATGAGACATTTTTAGAAGTGTAATTTTAGGTACTGGCTCACCTCTCGTGCTGTCTCAGGGTGTAGAGCAGAGTGCCATGACTCTGTCAAGGGACAACACAACAGGAAGACAGGAGTTCTCGTGAATAAGAAGAATGTCAATCATTCAGTATCAGTTTATTTGTCAATTCTGAGGTCTAAGGAGAGTCTAGATCCTAAAGAAAGATTGGTTTGAATCTAAAGGTGCCAAAAGTTGCTGATGCATGTTACGGTATTTACAGTTGCACAGATGCACAACTTAAATCCACCAGCACATGTGATGAATACAGTACAGGCAAATGCATTGAATACAAGGAAACAGGACTTACAGCTTCATATACTGTGATACTCTTATCAACAGACCTGTAGAAACAAATATTTGACAATAAAACTCTGGTATTTCTGGTATTCTATTCAAGTATTTCTAGTAGAGGAAACATTTCTGTTGGATAGGGAATGATTCCTGTAGGCTTATTGTGGAATACAGATGCCACCTAGTGGCTTGATGAAGTATGATGCAACAATGATTTCAGAAATccatattttaaaataaaataacatctaCTGGTAAACATAATGCATGCCATTATTTCTGGAGAGTTATGAGTTATAAGTGAAATGTCAAAAGTTTGAGAGTTTGGTTCTAAATTAATTATCGCAAAACAGTGAAGTCtgagagcttgagagagagagagagagagagagagagagagagagagagagcgagagagagagagagagagagagagagagagagagagagagagagagagagagagagagagagagagagtgagtctgtgtgtgtgtgtgtgtgagcgtgcaacTGACCCAGACACCAACAACTGTCCGTCTGCTGAGAAACTGCAGGAGAGCACTGGAGCTGTCTGTCCAGTCAGGGTGCTGTGTAGACGCATCTTACACCCTAATAACAGCAGTtagcagaaacagacacacatcaACAACTGCTGCTAACATGGTTTGTACTTCCACACACATCAAATAGGATCTGGATTAGCAATAAGTCATATTATTTTGCTTCACTGAGACCTGGCTCATTGAGGATGTATACATTTTGACTTTTGATTGATTTAAAAATCATTCACTTGGACAGAGATGCAACAAGATCACACCTCGTCGACCATTATTCCTTACATGtcacatcctgtcacaattctgcaatttttcacttgtggCAAATCAgggcaggtgggggcccatagACTGcaaccatatccagcctgtgcgttaatccggccctgactgtacAGTAAACAACAAAGATATGAATGAACATTGCATGAGTATAAGAtgcggctgtaggcctacctgtggatGGTGTGTAGGAGAGGATCCAGATCTTCAGGAGACTGTCCTGGCCACAGGAGGCCAGGCGATACTCCATCACATCACTGCCACTCCCTACAGAGGATCGTGGGAGGTGCATAAAGTACACAAGTTTGCATCATTTAATATGAAATCAAGTTAGGGGGGAAAACTCAGTCAAATCTTCTGAAAAATGCATCACATAGGTCttcaaaaaaaatcaatttgCAAATACTActgctacgactactactactactaataatagcaGTGCCTACAGTACATAGTACCTCTCTGCATCTGTGGTGCAAACTGACAGCATGAGACCCCGAGGTCGTGGGCATCCTTCGCTGCATGGAGTTGTCTTAGCTCCAGGTTCCAAACCCTCAGGTCTCCGTAAGAGGAACCGCTGACAAACAGCTGACCGCACGGACTGAAGGAACAGGCCACCAACGTGTTGTCGGACACAGCGCATGTCCTGTTTTGATTTTTGAAAAGGGTAACCTCTGTCAAACTTTACTTTCTGAATGTGAAGAGAAATGGTgttagtacagtaggctacatttcccGTAAAGTATGTATACTGTGTAGACAATACAGTAGGACTAGAACTCTTCACActacagtgttcatgtttcactgcgtatggcgtattaattcagcagtgaaacatagtgcccgaagtgcacaagtgcaccatctgagacacagaataggactacacttcagatgagtagcctacagagtgcaATTGAGACACCTGCAATGACTTGCGCGTGTGGCAAGCCTCTGCACTGATTTTTGCTCTAATCATGTGCATCGAATGCCCTTTTTTTAGTGCGAGATTAGATATATGAACCCTGGTCACCTTGTTGCCATAAAAGGGGAGCGGCAGCGGGTTCGGAGCAtaacagcagcagagagagagtcgGTGCCGCTGACATGCAATACAATAGTAGCCTGCTGCCATAGGCAACACACAGTACTCCCTCCTGGTTTTGTTTTTCCATaataaataaagtgtgtgtgtgtgtgtgtgtgtgtgtgtgtgtgtgtgtgtgtgtgtgtgtgtgtgtgtgtgagagagagagagagagagagagagagagagagagagagagagagtgtgtgtgtgtgtgtgtgtgtgtgtgtgtgtgtgtgtgtgtgtgtgtgtgtgtgtgtgtgtgtgtgtgtgtgtgtgtgttgtctagctGAAAGCAGGCCTTTATGCGTGTTATacgtgtgtgttatatgtgttgTACGGTGCAATGATGTGTATGATGTCCTGTGTGTCCTTGTGTACTGTGAATCTATGTATGCTGCTTATGCTTGACACCTTATTTCCTCCGGGATTAGTAGGCCCTAAATGTCACTCTGCTCTCCTGCAATGAACAATACCTGAAAAGTGTTCTTGAGACATTtcagagattacattacattacacgtaaatggagtgctgtgtcacaatgacaatgagagttggagtttcccagttgggctttcagcgacttagttatttaggtaGGCCGCCTACAGGCCAGGGTATAGGTttcagtccctagagcaatgtagggttaggtgcatttgctcaagggcacttcagccatgggtgaagatgatggtgggatttgaacataCAACCCTCTGATTTATAGTCCACCACtccactctaaccattgagccatggatACTTCCGAGTGATAATGTCACCTATATGGGGTGAAATGTAGTAAGGTAGGCTAGTAATACTTCTGTTTATAAAACAAAACGTCTTTTATTGGAATTATAGTTAAAAACATTGCCCAATAGCCTACTTTTTAGTTTTGGTGTTCAATGTGAGTCAAGTTTGGGAAGGCGGTGCACTGTGCAATAGAGTTTAATAAGACACCACTTTATGGATTGTCTAATGCTTTGGAAGGAACATACCTTAGCAATGATCTTTTTGTAAAATCCCAAAGCGCCAGGGTGCCATCGGACCCACCGGAGACCAGGTGCACAGAGTCGGGCGAGAAGGCGCACACCCTGACGGGACTTCGGCCAGGATGTTCCAAAACGGCTTCGATTTCGCCGCTATCCATTTGCCAGATCACCGTGGTGGCGTCCGTGGAGCATGACGCCAGGTACTGTCCGCAGGGACTGAATGCACACCAGTGAACAACATAGCCATGGCCCAACAGAGGAGAAAACGGTAGCTCGCAAAAGTCACGGGTTGAGTAAACATGAATGGTCTTGTCAACTGAGCAGGTAGCCAACAAGTTAGCGGAAAATGCACAGCAGTTTACATCGTCTCGATGGTCATTTAAAGTGCATATCAACGACACCATTTCGATGACGTTCCTCGTCCCTGACACCCGTTCAACTTGAATAACTAAA
The Engraulis encrasicolus isolate BLACKSEA-1 chromosome 12, IST_EnEncr_1.0, whole genome shotgun sequence DNA segment above includes these coding regions:
- the wdsub1 gene encoding WD repeat, SAM and U-box domain-containing protein 1 isoform X2; the protein is MDSGEIEAVLEHPGRSPVRVCAFSPDSVHLVSGGSDGTLALWDFTKRSLLRTCAVSDNTLVACSFSPCGQLFVSGSSYGDLRVWNLELRQLHAAKDAHDLGVSCCQFAPQMQRGSGSDVMEYRLASCGQDSLLKIWILSYTPSTGCKMRLHSTLTGQTAPVLSCSFSADGQLLVSGSVDKSITVYEASHGTLLYTLRQHERYVTACAFSPTLPLMATGSMDKSVNLWRVEDGHSTKGACTHTTWWDEATSSDGDKEGEKTTGYSTLMPSDWSEDDVSSWLRDQGLEALVDVFKTNNIDGQELIALNKDTLSTELKIESVGLRAKLVRKIEELKMESTCTGVPNEYLCPITQELMKDPVIAADGYSYEREAIESWIRTKNRSSPMTNLPLQTTLLTPNHTLKMAISRWKTSL
- the wdsub1 gene encoding WD repeat, SAM and U-box domain-containing protein 1 isoform X1, which produces MVSLICTLNDHRDDVNCCAFSANLLATCSVDKTIHVYSTRDFCELPFSPLLGHGYVVHWCAFSPCGQYLASCSTDATTVIWQMDSGEIEAVLEHPGRSPVRVCAFSPDSVHLVSGGSDGTLALWDFTKRSLLRTCAVSDNTLVACSFSPCGQLFVSGSSYGDLRVWNLELRQLHAAKDAHDLGVSCCQFAPQMQRGSGSDVMEYRLASCGQDSLLKIWILSYTPSTGCKMRLHSTLTGQTAPVLSCSFSADGQLLVSGSVDKSITVYEASHGTLLYTLRQHERYVTACAFSPTLPLMATGSMDKSVNLWRVEDGHSTKGACTHTTWWDEATSSDGDKEGEKTTGYSTLMPSDWSEDDVSSWLRDQGLEALVDVFKTNNIDGQELIALNKDTLSTELKIESVGLRAKLVRKIEELKMESTCTGVPNEYLCPITQELMKDPVIAADGYSYEREAIESWIRTKNRSSPMTNLPLQTTLLTPNHTLKMAISRWKTSL